One stretch of Tenrec ecaudatus isolate mTenEca1 chromosome 18, mTenEca1.hap1, whole genome shotgun sequence DNA includes these proteins:
- the CHD9NB gene encoding CHD9 neighbor protein — MGCRSSKSTQVVGESKKPSEDPVGKGPDQETGTEAADGKDTPRKEDAPEPKS; from the coding sequence ATGGGGTGTCGCTCCAGTAAGAGCACCCAGGTGGTGGGTGAGTCTAAGAAGCCCAGTGAGGATCCTGTGGGTAAAGGGCCAGATCAGGAGACTGGCACCGAGGCTGCAGATGGCAAGGACACCCCACGGAAGGAGGACGCCCCTGAGCCGAAGAGCTGA